The genomic DNA ACAAAAGTTTAAGAAATAGCTTTGATGTCACTGTACTACATTACCCAGCAAGCTGTTTGTTGAAGGTGAACTCTGTTCACTTAACCAAGGATCCTGCACAGATACTGGGGAGCTATCCTTTGTCTCCTCCAATGTAGCCAGACAATCGACAGCCTTTGGAGGAACAATTAATCTCCGACTCTTCGCCTCTGCTTTCTTAATCATCAGACCACCGAGTGATCTATCACTACCAAAGTCTGATGACGAACAACATGAAGCTGGTGGAGATGCCATGTACATATTTGAAGCCCATGAACTGACTCTGATGTGTTCTAGCTCTTCTGCTACTTCTGTCATAGTGGGTCTCATGTCTCTGTGAAAAGAAAGGCATCTAAATGCTAGCTCTGCAACATTGTGAATGGAGGAGAGTGTCCAAGCATCCCTATTTGGTTCAAGGTATGGATCTATTAACTCATCTACACAGCCTTTCCCAATCCTGTCAATGGCTAGTGCAGCCAAATTCACGTCGCTATGAGGGCGAGAAAAGTCAACCACCTTCAATGCAGTTATGATCTCTACCAAAACTACTCCAAAACTGTAAACATCACTTTTATCAGAAAGATGGAAATATTGATGGTATTGAGGATCAAGATAGCCAGGAGTCCCTTGTGGGGCTGTTGAGATGTGGGATGACTCAGTCATGCCAAGTCTAGAAAGTCCAAAATCGGCTACCTTTGACTTGAAGTTGAAATCCAAGAGTATATTGCTGGATTTGATGTCACGGTGATAAATTGGTGGATTCATGACTGAATGGAGATAGGCAATAGCCCGAGCAGTCTCAGCGGCAATAGTAAGCCGTATTGTCCACGGAAGTCCACTGCCTCGCTCTCTTTGCAGATGCTGACTTAGAGTTCCATTGGGcataaattcataaacaagGATTGGCTCGCCTTCCTGTATGCAGCAACCTAACAGGCGGACTAGATTTGGGTGGCTCACAGAGGACAGAAGCTTAATCTCATTCATGACTTGGTCAATGCTGTCAGTGTCTCTATATCTAAACCTTTTAATAGCAACCCATTCATCATTGTTGAGTTTTCCTGCATAAACTGTGCCGTAGGCACCAGTTCCCAGTCTTTGTTTCTCAGAGAAATAACTGGTGGctctttcaatttctttgtaTGGGTAAAACGGTACACTAGAGTTACCAGCAGCTTGATACAAAAGACGCTTAGCACTCAGCTGGTTTCTCGAAGAAGTAGACCGCCTTTGGATGCAGTAACATAAAACAGCTAGTGCAGTCACAACGGAAGCTCCAGCAATTAGCCCTACAAGCAACGGCAACGTGAGCCATGTCCACTTTCTTTGTTTTCGAAACAATAGAGAAGTAttaaatgtgtgtgtgtgtgtatttttgTTTCTTGAGTAAAGAAAACCTTATCATAGACACATcaagtaatagaaaatttatattataatttcttgGTTAAGGGATAACTGAACCACATCAAAACCATCATGCAATTGATTTGAGCCAAAATGACATGGTATTTTAATGCTGATTTTTTATCATGATACCTCAAATCAAAAGCATCTAATGCTGATTTTCACGATCCTTGgcaattaaaatgaaaagaaggAAACCCACTTTTAAAAACCTTGAAATTCTTTGGCAAGTAAAAAACACCAGAATGCGCAGGCATTTACACTAGTATTGGGATACTAAATCACTGCTTAGGTACACAGAGAAGAGCTAGAAGTGGTAACGATAACAATGAAGAAACTTTTCAGCACTTAGGCACTCCAGTAgtttctaaataaaatttttaaggcaGTTAAATTGATTACAGGAATAGGTCAAGAGTTAAAACAACAGTTCACGAAAACATACAAAATGCTTAACAGTATTTGTTgacattgaaatataaaattttacctcCAACAAGAGCACCAACTTTGATTCCTTCACAGCGACCAGATAAATACTTTTTAGCATCGCAATCAGAAGCTGCTAACATGAAAATGAGGCGGAAAAGGGATAAGTAAAGACACGCCAGCACAATACACTAAGActataaagtttcaattttgttagtttttcatgAGTAGTGAATAAAGGTATCTCACTTCCTAAATATTTGTGTTTCTCTTGCATCTATGGGTTGATACCACTTCCATTACAATCACGTACCCAGTAACAGATTTTATTGTCAAAATGACAACCAGCCTCATCAGATAATAACATAAACTATAGTTGGTTTGTGAAGCAACATtcatacaatttattaatttttattaagttcAGAaggattttttataattattttgtgtcacattatccaaatttatttcttcatttttgaaaGCTTCTGCTCAACCTTTGATATAGCATTCAGCATCTCTACAGAAGAGAAGCTCAGAAACAAACATTGGTTATCAGCAATTTATATATCCCTACCCAATATAGTCCAAGCTTCAGCTAAAACTCCTGTCAACAGCTTAAAATTTCTGGTAATGGGCTCACAGCATCACAGCTATTACATGTCAATCCAGCTACAACATGTGACTAACACATGCTGAAGTAAGAAGCCCTTGCACAGAAATGGGTTCTTTGGTAGCAGTTAGCCACCCAAGTACGAGAACTTTTCGGctcaataagaaaatattacCATTGACTTTAGcgtttcaatttaaataattagacTTAGGGAAAAAACAGTGTTTTAATACTTATCTAGTACAAGTGAAAAGAATCTTTTAACTACTGATTGGAATAGTCTAAATAACTAAGCAAACCTCACTcctttttgacatttttttggCATAGCAGTTTCATCTTCAAACATATCAGCCTGTCTTGTTTACACATGGACTTCTTAAAAAAGGAACTGTAAAAGATTGAACTTTCTAACCGCTAGCAAGCTAATCTATTTTACCATTCATAACATATGCCACATCTCCTAAGTTCTCCGCAGAAAAAACTCATTGATTGACAGAAATCATGATTTTGATGCTATTACCTTATCAGCTCCTAACTCATTAAAAGAATCTTTTAACCGCAGATTGGAATAGCCTTAATAATAGAGCAACCCTTCCTTTTGACTTTTTTGTGGCATAGaagttttattttcatatcaGCCTGTCTTGTATACACATGGGCTTCTTAAAAAAGGAACCGTAAAAGATTGAACTTTCTACGGTTACTAAGATAATCTATCTTACCATTCATAACATATGCTACAGCACCGAAATTCTCTGCAGAAATAGCTCATTGATTGTCAGAAATCGTGATGCTGATGCCATTACCTTATCAACCAAATTCCCAAAAATATCTAACCCTGCTTTACCTTTAAAGAAATTGCACCCTTTAATTAACACATCTAAATCCAAAAAATTCATCATTACCCCATTTGTAGGTTGTGATTAATCATTCTGTCAATTATAGACATGTGGGACCTGTTTAAAATGCTTCAAAATTCTAAACTCATCAATATAACTAGATATTAACGACAACCCAACCACAACCACAACCACTTAGTCATATATACTTTATAAAACTCTAGATTTTGTAGCCATATCAAATGACTCAAGTCCTGCCTCATTTTGTGCCTATCTaactaaaatgacaaaaaagtcaacaaaaataaagcacCCACTTGATTGGGAAGCATAGCCGAAATTCCacaattttcacaaaaaaaataacCTCCAGTCAAACTCAAACGTCATGTCAAGCTCCACATAACTAAGGAGAGGGCGTTTTCGTCAGAATAAGATTGGGATTTTCTAATTGGACAGCGCATGACACCGCGCCTCACCCCCTATACTTTCTGGGTAGCCTCTCATCAGGCCAATTTCACCGTCCACCAAAACACAggtaacataaaaaaatgaaattcaaataaacaaaTAGATAATAAAGTATAATAGGCAACGAGTCGACTCACCTTTCTGGCACCCATTTCCGGCGGCGAACCCGTCACCCTGAAAACCTTCTTCACATATGCAACGGAACCCATGGCTTTGGTTAGGAAGGTTAATTTTCTCAATCACGGCATTGTTAGAGCAATTCTTATCATCGGGAGGAAGCCACCAAGCCAGCTCAACTCGCTGAAACTCGAGCGAACGGCCCGAGTCTCCGACCGAGTTGAGAGCAAAAGAAGACAATATAACGTTGCAGCCAGTCTGATTCAATTCTTCAAAGTTCAACACAATTGTTTCGCTCTTATTTGTAAACGAGTAGCAGGTTATATGATCACTTTTGTTATCACATGAGCTCAAATTAAGCTGTTGCTCAACCAAACTCGTAGACACAACGCAGTCGTTCTGACTACCAGTACAGTTTTGGAGAAGCAAACTATTCTGTGACGTCATCCCGTAATTGTAGCTGAAGAGCGGACGGAGTGAACTCATCTGGCGGTTACATTTTGCCGGAAGGTTAACGAAGATGCTCTCCGCCGTCACATTTTGCACGTCAAACTCCCCAATTCTCACCGACTCAGTCATCGGGTCGCAGGTAAGTTGGATCGGGCAACCCTTTGAGAACCCGAACGGGTACGGCACAGATTTAAGCAACTTGCTCGTTTTACATGTTTGGTCACACTGTTCTGCGGCTTCCGCAACAGAGATAGCAAAAATCAACACAATTGAAACAAAATTCACTCGCTGAAGAATCATCAGTCAGTTCATCACCAATCTGCAAAAGCAAcagaaacaaaatattaatcaaacaaatcaaaagacGGAAAGCCAACGGTTGATCAGAAGAACAAAAACTACTTTCGTCGtagtaaatttgtaatttgacttgaaaa from Mangifera indica cultivar Alphonso chromosome 16, CATAS_Mindica_2.1, whole genome shotgun sequence includes the following:
- the LOC123198795 gene encoding wall-associated receptor kinase-like 14, yielding MILQRVNFVSIVLIFAISVAEAAEQCDQTCKTSKLLKSVPYPFGFSKGCPIQLTCDPMTESVRIGEFDVQNVTAESIFVNLPAKCNRQMSSLRPLFSYNYGMTSQNSLLLQNCTGSQNDCVVSTSLVEQQLNLSSCDNKSDHITCYSFTNKSETIVLNFEELNQTGCNVILSSFALNSVGDSGRSLEFQRVELAWWLPPDDKNCSNNAVIEKINLPNQSHGFRCICEEGFQGDGFAAGNGCQKASDCDAKKYLSGRCEGIKVGALVGGLIAGASVVTALAVLCYCIQRRSTSSRNQLSAKRLLYQAAGNSSVPFYPYKEIERATSYFSEKQRLGTGAYGTVYAGKLNNDEWVAIKRFRYRDTDSIDQVMNEIKLLSSVSHPNLVRLLGCCIQEGEPILVYEFMPNGTLSQHLQRERGSGLPWTIRLTIAAETARAIAYLHSVMNPPIYHRDIKSSNILLDFNFKSKVADFGLSRLGMTESSHISTAPQGTPGYLDPQYHQYFHLSDKSDVYSFGVVLVEIITALKVVDFSRPHSDVNLAALAIDRIGKGCVDELIDPYLEPNRDAWTLSSIHNVAELAFRCLSFHRDMRPTMTEVAEELEHIRVSSWASNMYMASPPASCCSSSDFGSDRSLGGLMIKKAEAKSRRLIVPPKAVDCLATLEETKDSSPVSVQDPWLSEQSSPSTNSLLGNVVQ